The Sandaracinus amylolyticus genomic interval AGATCTCGTGGTTGTCGGGGCCGACGACCCTGGCAGTGAGCACACCCGAGACGACCGGCTTCGGAGTTCGGCGGTCAGGCCGATACTGCACGTCGGCCGGAATGCAGGTGAACGAGTTCTCGTACTCTGCGGTCGCCTGCCCGTCGGACGGATCTCCGAGCATGTCGTGCATCTCGGCGGAGAACCCTCGGTGCGTCACGCTGACGAGCAGATACTCGCCATCGAGGTGGATCCGCGGATGACGGCTGAGCTCGAAGAGATGTCCTGGCGCGAACGCCATCACGACGCCGAGGCCGTGCGCGACGTTCTCGTCACGCTTGAGGAGCTGGTGCCGAACGCGCGCGATCTCCTTGATGTCGTTCTTCATGTAGACGGAGTCGCGGTAGTCGAAGAACGACGTCTGTCGGTCGTGCTCGTAGACTTCACGGTCGCGCGCGAGCTCATCCTCGCTGCGCTCCTCCGTATGAATTCCGACGTCGCTGATGATCTGCTGAGTCCAGTCGTACTCGCCGACGTACGCGCTGGTGCTGGTCATCTTCTTGCCGAGCTGGAACTCGTAGACCGGCTCTGCGGTTCGAATCTCATTTCGCTGTGAGACGAACGGAATCACCGTCTCGTCACCGAACGTCTTCGCGCGCGCGAACTTGACGTTGATGTCGACGAAGGTGATGCACTCCTTCTTCGTTGCCGCGTTGTGCACGAAGAAGTAGCCGATCCCTTCTTCCTCGCAGAGGCGATGGATGAAGTCGAGGTCGCTCTCCTGGTACTGAGTGCAGTACTCACGCGGCGCGTAGTCGGTCCTCAGTCGGCCGAGGTCGATCTCGCGTTCCGAGTCCTCGCCGCTCAGGTGCCGGTCGTATGCGGCGAGCGCGTTCTCGAGCACCTGCTCGATGATCTCGACGACAGTGACGTTCTGAAAGATCCGGCTGTCCTTGCGATACGACAGCGCTCTGATTGCGGGGACGACCTCGATGTGGACGACGAGTGCGCGATCCGTCGAGTAGCCGTGGACGATGCGATGAACGATCCCGCAGAAAGCGCGCTCGAGGTTCTCTCCGCGCGTCAGCTTCAGGCAGCAGTCGTGTCCGAGCAGCTGGCGCGGGTCGAGATCGAGGTTCTCGGTGACGAGCTCGATGTTCGCGACGTACGGGCGTCCGAGGTCCTCGGTGATGTTCATCCGACGGACGAGCCAGCCCGCGTCGTCGACGGCATCGCACTCGAACGCGAAGCGAACGTGACCGCGGTCGTCGGTGATCTCGGAGATGACGTCGCGAACGCCCTCGAGGAACGCCTCCGAGTCGGCGTCGACGATCTCGGCATTCGACGCGTCGGGCGCGGCACCCGCCGCCGCAGAAGAGGCCGTGGGCGCAGGCGTGCCGCTCCCACCGGTCATACCGGCGACCTGTGACGCAGCGCCGGCCGCCTGTTGTGCCGCGCCGGTCACCTCCTGCGCGGTCGCGTCCGCGCCAGTGACGTCGGCGATCTCCGAACCGAGTCCGGCCGCGCTGCCGACCGCGCCGAGCGCATCCTGAGCGTCGCCTCCTTGAGCGACACCAGCGAGCTGCGATCCCAGCTCCCCGGCTCCGCTCGCGACACCTAGCGCCTGCGCGGCCTCGTCGCTTCCGGCCGTGCTGGCGATCTGCGACCCGAGCTCTGCCGCGCCACCGGCGACGTCCAGTGCACCGTCCGCGCTCAAACCCGCCTGGGCCATGCCGGCGACCTGCGAAGCCACGCCCACCGCGCCGGCCGCGACGCCCAGCCCCTGTGCGACGCCCTGACCATCTCCGCTGGTGTTGCCCGAATCCCTGATGTCGTCGCTCATGACCCTCTCCGACTCGCGCAAGCGCATGCGCGCATCGGCTCCGGCTGCGCGCCGTTGCGTCGCCGTCAGCGCTCGCTCGCGGACGGGCTCCCTCGGCATGCGAACGCCTCTTCATCGGAGCGTCATGCGCGCCGTTGCTGCGCGCCGTTGAGGCACGGGCGTTGAACGATTCTCCGCGCAGCACGCAACGCCCGCGCGCGCGCCCCGATACGCCGGGCGACGACGAGGTGCCCCTGTGGAGACAGCTACGAGGTCCAAGGCGCAGGTACGCGTTCCTGAGCTCGACGGCGCTGTTCGCTTGCTCGAGCGAGAACTGCGACGCCGCCTACTTCCCACCTGGAACGGCGCTGGCTTCTACACCGCGCGGATCGAGCGCACAGCCGCGCGGCAAGCGAAGTGCGCTCTCGGGCTCTTCTCGCCAGATCGTCGCCAGTGCATCGACCCTCGCGCTCATGCGCCGCTCGTCGAGATCACTACGGCGCTCTCGGAGATCTGCGAGGCGCGGGGGATGGCGCTCGCTGCGTTCGTACTGGAGCTGGCCGCCGATCGCACATGCGTTCTTCGGGTCGTCGAAGACAACGGCTCTTTCGTTCGTCCGAGCTCACCCGGACTTCTGCGGTACGCACAAGCAAAGCTCCTCGCGTGTCAGACGGCCGCCGAAGCCGCGCGTCCGTTCGGCCGCGTCGACGTGTGGTCCCAAGCTGACGAGACCCGAGGTCCAGCCGTTCGGCGTGCTCGCACCCGTCACGCGGCACGGAGCGAGCGCCCGGAGGGTCGGCATCAACCCGCTGCGCGAGCGCGAGACGTGCACTGGCTTCCGAACTGACGACGCAATTCGATCCGCACGCGAGCCGATAGGTACGAGCGAATGTGGTACCCCGCGTACGAGTTCCGCTACTGCGCCTACGAGTACATCGTCGGCGAGAGCTTCCAGTTGTTGGAGCTCGAGCGCCGCCAGCGCGTTGATACCGGTGCCCCGCGCTACGAGCGCGTCGACCGGTACGAGGCCCAGCGTGTGCTCGAGACCGCCGCGCATCGCCTGCGTGACGAGCTTCGACATCTCGTCGGCACCACGACGCACTACACGACCGTCACGAGGTACAGCGACCTAGACGTGCTGCGGATCGTACTGGGCGAGGTCGGCTCGATCGCTGGGCGCATCGCACTCCTGCGGCGGCTTCACCCGCGTCTCGTTGCCGTCGCGACGCCGAAAGCGCGTCTGCGTGAGGTCGAACCGGAGCCGGAGCCCGAGCCGCTCTGGCTGGAGCTCGAGTTGTTAGACGAGGCGGGCGAGCCCATCGCGGACGCCCGGTACGAGGTCGAGCTGCCGGGAGGCGACGTGCGCAGTGGGTCGCTCGATAGCAGTGGACGCGCGCGCATCGAGGGACTCAGCAGCCGACGCGACGGCATCGTGCGATTTCCGGATCTCGAGACGGAGTACTCAGTCGGTCCCGAACGCTGAGCTCCGCGAGGACGCAAGATGCCGAAATACACCGTCCAGGCAAATGAGACCCTGCTCGATATCGCGGTTCGCGAGTTGGGGAGCACCGATGTGCGCCCGATTCTCCGCGACGAACGCAATCGAGGAATCTTCGCCACTGGTCGCACCGAGCACATCCTCAACCCAGGCGACGAGCTCTGGCTACCTGATGAGCGCCCTGCCGAAACGTCGGGCGTGACCGTCAGCGCAGGGCAGCGGAACGTGCTCGTTGCGCGGCGCCGGACTCGCCCGTTTCGCGTGCGCGCGCTCGGGCCTGACGGACAGGCGCTGGTCAACGAAGAGTACGAGCTTCGACCCGATCAAGGACCCACGGTGCAAGGCGTCACCGACCGTCGTGGATTGATCATCGCGCAGCTCGTCGTCAAAGCGCGGTCGGTCACGCTCGCGATCGCGTCGCGCGAGTACCGCGTTGCGATCGGCAGTATCGATCCCGCCCACACCACGGCGGGCATCCAGGCTCGTCTGAGGAACCTGGGCTTTTTGTTTGGTTCGTTGACCACAAATCACGCGTCGGCAGTGCAGGAGGCGCTTCGCGTCTTCCAGGCAACCCATGGACTCCGGCCGACGGGCATCGGTGACTCCGCGACGATCGCGCGACTCGTCGCAGCGCACGGGGACTAAAGATGGCGGACACGCTGGAGGAGCTGACTCACGAGCTCGTGGAAGCGGAGCGCGAGCTGCACATGCTCGAACCTCTCCGCGACGAGGCAACGGATGCGTACGAGCGCGCGCAGAGGCGCGTCGACGATGCGTACGCGGCGTTCTCCGCGGCCGTTCGAGATGAACAACCTCCGGGGCACATCCCCACGCACGACGACGAGTTCCAACTCGTCTTCAGCGAGCGCTGGCCGGTCGACGACTTCTCGAGCCCCGAGGACGATGGCGAGCGGCACCTGTCGGGTGATGGCGGAACGATCGTGGTCGAACCCGAGCGGAGCCCACTTCCGGGTGGCGCAGGTTCGGAGCAGCCCGGCGCCGACGTAGCAGGCACTGCGGACACTGCTGCAGCTGCAGCGACGGGAACGCTCCCTGCGGCCTGGGTCGTTCCGGAAATTCATGCATCTCCGAACGCGCCGTCGCCCACCGAGCCCGAGATCACGACGCCTATCGTTCTCGTGACGTACTCGCCCCCTGCACCCCCGGGTGCGAACGAATGGAGACGCCGCGGGCCGCCGCGCCGTGGCGAGACGCTGCAGGGGTTTCCGATTCAATCCGACGGTGGGGCGCCGTACGTACAGCTTGGGTCGCGGCAATACAAGATCACGCGAAGCAGAGGCGGGACGTGGGGCCTGCAGTACACCAGCGATTCTGGTGAAGCAGCGCTTGCGCGCGAAATCGAGCGCTGGGTGGGCATCTACCTTGCCCGTGGGCAGCTTTACCGAGCAGTCGCCGCCAGGGCATTCACGGTTGCGGCGGGCCACGAGGGCTGCGTATCGGCGATCAATACGTACGACGATCAGTTCCTTACGATCGGGGCGGGATTCGCCGGTGGACGGATGCAGTCGATGCTTCGGCGGATCGGGCAGCGGAGCCCGACCGCGGCGGCATTTCGGGAGATTCGCCCGTACTTCAACGAACGTTGCGAGTTCGTCGCGAACGATGCGAACAAGCGCACCATTCGATTCGACGTCGTGGCGATCGACAAGATCGTTCAGATCGCCGAGTCTCCGCAGGGTGCGCGTGAGCTCGGTCGCTGTGAAGTCGAAGAGTGGGTTGAGGGCAGCGCACTGCCCGAGCGGCCGAACGATGTCGTTGCGAACGAGGCGGCCCGAAGCGTACGTCCGGAGGTGCTCGGGATCGCGGCGTACTGCAAACACGGGCGAAGCGGGTTCACGCCGAACCCTCCTGCTGATCTGCTCACCGCGCGGCGCATTGGCGGTGAGGATCCGACCCGACAAGTTGCGGTGATCGTCAAGCTGCACCTGCAGCGGATCGCCGATTGTCGCGTAGAGCCAGGAGAAGACGTCCCGCCGGCCGCACCCGCTGCGCGTCCCGTTCCCGACGGAGAGACCGACCGACAGCGGCGCGCCCGCCAGCAAGCGGATCGTCGCGCGAGCGCTGCTCACACGCAGAGAGTTCGGACGTTCGAGGCCGATATCGAGCGAGAACGTGGGCTTTACCAGAGTCAGCCGGGACCGGCCCTCACGCGCCGGATGCCGAACAAGTTCACTCGTTTCGAATCGGCAATGCGAGAGGCCGGCTTCAGAGGCTTCACGTTCAATGCAGCGAGCGTGCAGGATATCATTCCTGGGGTGCGCCACCCGCCGCGCGAAACCGAAAGGCTCCTCGAGACTTGGGCCCCGCCTCGCGATTCAGCCCCCGATGACGGTCAGGTGTATGTCGAGTACAATTCGCACTTCTACTGCTTCGGCCCGCGCATCTCGTAGCGTCGTCGTTCTGC includes:
- the tssI gene encoding type VI secretion system Vgr family protein; the encoded protein is MSDDIRDSGNTSGDGQGVAQGLGVAAGAVGVASQVAGMAQAGLSADGALDVAGGAAELGSQIASTAGSDEAAQALGVASGAGELGSQLAGVAQGGDAQDALGAVGSAAGLGSEIADVTGADATAQEVTGAAQQAAGAASQVAGMTGGSGTPAPTASSAAAGAAPDASNAEIVDADSEAFLEGVRDVISEITDDRGHVRFAFECDAVDDAGWLVRRMNITEDLGRPYVANIELVTENLDLDPRQLLGHDCCLKLTRGENLERAFCGIVHRIVHGYSTDRALVVHIEVVPAIRALSYRKDSRIFQNVTVVEIIEQVLENALAAYDRHLSGEDSEREIDLGRLRTDYAPREYCTQYQESDLDFIHRLCEEEGIGYFFVHNAATKKECITFVDINVKFARAKTFGDETVIPFVSQRNEIRTAEPVYEFQLGKKMTSTSAYVGEYDWTQQIISDVGIHTEERSEDELARDREVYEHDRQTSFFDYRDSVYMKNDIKEIARVRHQLLKRDENVAHGLGVVMAFAPGHLFELSRHPRIHLDGEYLLVSVTHRGFSAEMHDMLGDPSDGQATAEYENSFTCIPADVQYRPDRRTPKPVVSGVLTARVVGPDNHEIFSDDYGRVKVQFPWDRLGVGDENSSCFIRVMQAWAGANRGMLSFPRIGDEVVVDFIGGDIDRPVIVGSLYSTANPPPYRTERDWTRTTIKTKTSPADGEKYNELRFDDQKNAEEIFIHASKDFNEVVENDHSTQVKHNQSNTVDGDQSNAVSGSRTHHVEKHETISINGSSKTTITGSEKGSGQSISGAELKITDGHYVVDVGQTIEISAVTSIRLRVGDSYLLIEPTRITLVQADGAHLDLAPELTELASKESSILRLTGDAQLNANSGGDLTLRADAQLTGQGAQVLLNGDALLKSRGNAQVQLNSDATLSGANARVDGQTGATLSGGTEATVTAASTTVKCATAGAEVTGLQVDISGSAAVNVTGGLIKLN
- a CDS encoding peptidoglycan-binding domain-containing protein codes for the protein MPKYTVQANETLLDIAVRELGSTDVRPILRDERNRGIFATGRTEHILNPGDELWLPDERPAETSGVTVSAGQRNVLVARRRTRPFRVRALGPDGQALVNEEYELRPDQGPTVQGVTDRRGLIIAQLVVKARSVTLAIASREYRVAIGSIDPAHTTAGIQARLRNLGFLFGSLTTNHASAVQEALRVFQATHGLRPTGIGDSATIARLVAAHGD